One window from the genome of Diospyros lotus cultivar Yz01 chromosome 11, ASM1463336v1, whole genome shotgun sequence encodes:
- the LOC127812743 gene encoding LOW QUALITY PROTEIN: uncharacterized protein LOC127812743 (The sequence of the model RefSeq protein was modified relative to this genomic sequence to represent the inferred CDS: substituted 1 base at 1 genomic stop codon): protein MSAQGGDHVDQDPLGAEMLRPLRDYLHPLRQTTPSCIVLPVNHHRFNFKPGTIQMLPTFHGMDLENPYTHMREFEEVCGTCVDQNVNEDTVRLKLFPFSLKDKAKMWLNTLESRSIGTWREMQTKFLKKYFPANRTASLQRQMMNFACKPTESFAQAWDRFKDLLLTCPHHAFEQWRVVSFFHDSLTPNLKMLVSTMCNGEFYEKTPEEAFHFFDTLAENTRNWEVSPLSLEDSREHVSPQPRGKFQISESDNINARLTALTKKMEELELKKTKAVHEVEVLCVVCETNGHMTEDCPTIPAFKEVLYGQASGAQPRQTEGYNPNSNTYHPNSRNHPNFSWRNDSAAQPHAPFPSQPQSYQPNQGSSGAYQPPHKRSLEDTLQQFMQGQIGTNTQVAKFQEQTNRALEDMRSQLTKLTQTLSVRELGKFPSQPSPNPVGQAHRAEGSSSENHEQVQSVTVLRSGKVIEKPKDPRTMINIPLLDAIKQTPSYAKFLKDLCTVKRKINVREKTFLTEQENAKPVRQMQRRLNPNMKEVIRGEVLKLLDAGIIYPISDSKWVSPTQVVPKKSGVTVIANENNELIPTRIQTGWRMCIDYRKLNSVIRKDHFPLPFLDQVLERIAGHAFYCFLDGYSGYNQIEIALEDQEKTTFTCPFGTFAYRRMPFGLCNAPATFQRCVMSIFSELVENVVEVFMDDFSVYGDSFNSCLKNLERVLERCKETHLVLNWEKCHFMVTQGSVLGHIVSSKGIEVDQFKVELIQKLPAPKNVRDVRSFLGHAGFYRRFIASFSAIAKPLCRLLVLDMPFEWTSKCQAAFEKLKNSLVSAPIIQSPDWSLPFELMCDASDYAIGAVLGQRKDKKPYVIYYASKTLNEAQKNYTTTDKELLAVVYALDKFRSYLVGSLVIVFTDHAALKYLLTKQDAKPRLLRWILLLQEFHIEIRDKKGVENVVADHLSRLPCQNLNQFENPIQDSFPDEQLFQTNTQTEPLTFPWYADIANYLVTRQILDYWSKLDKENFFRKVVTFFWDDPYLFKYCPDQIIRRCIPNHETSGQAELANREIKHILEKTVATNRKDWSLRLVDTLWAYRTAYKTILGMSPYRLVYGKPFHLPVEIEHRAYWAIQRINKSLTEAGFSRKLQLNELDEIRNDAFENARLAKLRMKELHDXRIIRKSFHVGQQVLLYDSRLHLFPGKLKSRWVGPFIIKSISEYGAFEIENQESGQCLKYYPSLPQNDLKKIYATRCERLRMLMYKNIPEDIRWLIEAKVRFLGVTSINRDDKICFIKDGLSKESLDDIRLTLETHPCGIVQREILALWTQFRSDHQRYSLGNLTIIDPVCQSIRKLDGKPDMDPHDIENQRQRAITGWWTAILQGLVMQLADIQGLAHGLLEQAIYPNLETFVDHLREAEQNQGIGDMPIKVDDLVDFPEERELTSPTASESKEE from the exons ATGTCTGCTCAAGGGGGTGATCATGTTGATCAAGATCCCTTGGGAGCTGAAATGCTTCGACCTCTCAGGGACTATTTGCACCCTCTGAGGCAAACTACTCCCTCTTGCATTGTACTTCCAGTTAACCATCATAGATTCAACTTTAAACCGGGTACCATTCAGATGTTACCTActtttcatggtatggatttgGAAAATCCGTACACTCACATGAGAGAATTTGAAGAGGTCTGCGGCACTTGTGTCGATCAGAATGTCAATGAGGATACTGTGAGGCTAAAATTGttcccattttcattaaaagaCAAAGCTAAAATGTGGTTAAACACATTAGAGTCGAGATCAATAGGaacatggagagaaatgcaaactaaatttttaaagaaatacttTCCGGCCAATAGGACAGCATCCCTTCAAAGACAAATGATGAACTTTGCTTGTAAACCCACCGAGTCATTTGCTCAAGCTTGGGATCGTTTCAAAGATCTACTTCTTACTTGCCCACATCATGCTTTTGAGCAGTGGCGGGTGGTTAGTTTTTTTCATGATTCCTTAACCCCCAACCTTAAGATGTTAGTGTCGACCATGTGCAATGGtgaattttatgagaagacacctgaagaagcttttcactttTTCGACACTTTAGCTGAGAATACTAGGAATTGGGAGGTAAGTCCATTGTCTTTGGAAGACTCAAGAGAGCATGTCAGTCCACAACCTCgaggaaaatttcaaataagtgaAAGTGATAACATCAATGCCCGGTTAACAGCattaacaaagaagatggaagaattagagttaaaaaaaaccAAGGCCGTCCATGAGGTGGAAGTCCTTTGCGTGGTTTGTGAGACGAATGGCCATATGACAGAAGATTGTCCTACCATTCCTGCTTTTAAAGAGGTCCTCTATGGCCAAGCATCTGGAGCACAACCACGTCAGACAGAGG GGTACAATCCTAATTCCAATACATACCACCCCAACTCCCGTAATCAccctaatttttcatggagaaatgattctgccGCCCAACCCCATGCACCATTCCCCTCACAGCCACAGTCTTACCAACCAAACCAAGGGTCATCTGGTGCATATCAACCTCCTCATAAGAGATCTCTAGAGGACACCCTACAACAATTCATGCAAGGTCAAATAGGAACTAATACCCAAGTAGCCAAgtttcaagaacaaacaaataggGCTCTAGAAGACATGAGAAGTCAGCTAACTAAGTTGACTCAGACCTTGAGTGTTAGAGAACTAGGAAAGTTTCCCTCACAACCAAGTCCGAACCCCGTAGGTCAAGCCCATAGAGCCGAAGGGTCATCTAGTGAGAATCATGAACAAGTCCAGTCTGTCACTGTCCTTAGGAGTGGGAAAGTAATTGAGAAACCTAAGGACCCTAGGACAAT GATAAACATTCCTTTATTGGATGCAATTAAGCAAACACCTTCGTATGCTAAGTTTTTGAAGGATCTCTGTAcagtcaaaagaaaaatcaatgtgcGGGAAAAAACATTCTTAACAGAACAA GAAAATGCAAAACCTgtaaggcaaatgcaaaggcgTTTGAACccgaacatgaaagaagttATCCGGGGAGAGGTTCTTAAACTGTTAGATGCAGGTATCATCTACCCCATCTCAGATTCCAAATGGGTCAGTCCGACTCAAGTTGTACCTAAGAAGTCAGGAGTCACTGTGATagcaaatgagaacaatgagctcatccctacgcgcatccagactggatggcgtatgtgcattgattataggaaGCTCAACTCTGTGATAAGGAAGGATCATTTTCCGCTTCCATTTCTAGATCAAGTCTTAGAGAGAATAGCGGGACATGCCTTCTACTGCTTCTTGGATGGGTACTCTGGGTATAATCAAATAGAAATTGCGttagaggatcaggagaagaccacattcacttgtccatttgggacatttgcttaCAGACGAATGCCATTCGGTCTATGCAATGCCCCTGCAACATTTCAAAGATGCGTGATGagcatttttagtgaattggtagagaatgtggtggaagttttcatggatgacttctcaGTGTATGGAGATAGCTTTAATAGTTGtctgaaaaatttagaaagagtCTTAGAGAGGTGCAAGGAAACGCATTTAGTGCTAAATTGGGAGAAGTGCCACTTCATGGTCACTCAAGGAAGTGTCTTAGGACACATTGTTTCTTCTAAGGGTATTGAGGTCGATCAGTTTAAggttgaattaattcaaaaattacccgcCCCAAAGAATGTGAGGGATGTtaggtcttttcttggccatgctggTTTTTATAGGCGCTTTATTGCTTCATTCAGTGCCATAGCCAAACCTTTATGTCGCCTTTTAGTCCTAGACATGCCCTTTGAGTGGACCAGTAAGTGTCAAGCtgcttttgagaaattaaaaaactcaCTTGTTtctgcacctatcattcagtcccctgattggtccctacCATTTGAGCTTATGTGTGACGCCAGTGATTACGCGATAGGAGCCGTGTTAGGTCAGAGGAAAGACAAGAAACCTTATGTGATATATTacgctagcaaaactcttaatgaggctcAAAAGAACTACACCACGACAGATAAAGAGTTGCTAGCAGTTGTCTACGCCCTAGACAAATTTCGGTCTTACCTCGTGGGGTCACTGGTGATTGTTTTTACTGACCATGctgctcttaaatatttattaacaaagcaagatgcaaaaccccgtctcctTAGATGGATCTTATTGTTACAAGAATTCCATATCGAGATCAGAGACAAAAAAGGGGTAGAAAATGTGGTAGCCGATCACTTGTCTCGTCTACCATGCCAAAATCTTAATcaatttgaaaacccaatccaagattcctttcctgacgaacaattgtttcaaacaaacactcaaactgaaccactcacctttccaTGGTACGCTGATATAGCAAATTATCTAGTCACTAGACAGATCCTAGATTATTGGTCCAAACtagataaagaaaatttttttagGAAGGTGGtgacatttttctgggatgacccGTATCTGTTCAaatattgtcctgaccaaatcattcgCAGATGCATCCCTAATCATG aaaccagtGGTCAGGCTGAGCTAGCTAATAGGGAGATTAAACATATCTTAGAAAAGACCGTTGCCACCAATCGCAAAGATTGGTCTTTGAGATTAGTAGACACTCTTTGGGCATATAGGACTGCATATAAAACGATCTTGGGAATGTCTCCATATAGATTAGTGTATGGTAAACCTTTTCATCTTCCCGTGGAAATTGAACAtagagcatattgggcaattcaaagAATCAACAAAAGTTTGACCGAAGCAGGCTtctctaggaagctccaattaaATGAGCTTGATGAAATAAGAAACgatgcatttgaaaatgcacgactGGCTAAgcttcgcatgaaagagttgcaTGACTGACGCATCATTAGGAAAAGCTTTCATGTTGGGCAACAGGTActtttgtatgattctcgattgcatttattcccaggaaaattaaaatcaagatgGGTTGGCCCCTtcataatcaagtccatctcggAATATGGGGCTTTCGAAATTGAAAATCAAGAGTCAGGGCAATGCCTTaag tactatccatctctcccacaaaatgatttaaaaaagatttatgccactaggtgtgaaagacttcggatgttgatgtataaaaatatccctgaggatattcgctggttaattgaagcaaaagttagatttcttggcg ttacttccataaatcgagatgataaaatttgtttcataaaggatgggctgagtaaggagtctttggatgatatccgattgactcttgagacgcatccgtgtggaatagtgcaacgagaaattcttgctttatggacccagtttagaagtgaccaccaacgctatagtcttgggaatctgactataattgaccctgtttgccaatctataagaaaattggatgggaagcct